The following proteins come from a genomic window of Heyndrickxia acidicola:
- a CDS encoding YeiH family protein → MEKFQEHHSSKEKPSNSTSRIRWIAGVAFTFLIALVSFMLAEIPVLQHIGPLACAIFIAIMYRQLFGYPEAIRQGIQFSAKRLLRLAIILFGLKLNINLIIHQGMGILLRDACVIAFAIAATVLAGKLLKAEASLTLLLGVGTGICGAAAIAAVSPILKAKEEDTAMSVGIIALIGTIFSIVYTFIRPILSISALHYGIWSGISLHEIAQVALAGAPAGPNALAVALMAKLGRVLLLIPVCFIFMFWIKRKNADSESKARIEFPWFLVGFIAMSLFGSYVLGKTVHVPNTVLVFLSNATTFILTSAMVGLGLNVSLNDLRTRALRPLAAMTITSILLSILTFFIA, encoded by the coding sequence ATGGAGAAATTTCAAGAACATCACAGCTCGAAGGAAAAGCCTTCGAATTCAACTTCCAGAATACGATGGATTGCCGGTGTTGCCTTTACATTTTTAATCGCTCTAGTGAGCTTTATGCTGGCAGAGATTCCGGTTCTTCAGCATATCGGCCCTCTTGCCTGTGCTATTTTCATTGCCATTATGTATAGACAGTTGTTTGGTTATCCGGAAGCTATACGCCAGGGAATTCAATTTTCTGCTAAGAGGCTTCTGCGGCTTGCTATTATCCTATTTGGCTTAAAATTAAATATTAATCTGATCATCCATCAAGGAATGGGCATCCTTCTGCGTGACGCCTGTGTCATTGCTTTTGCTATAGCCGCTACCGTTCTGGCAGGCAAATTGCTAAAAGCAGAAGCTTCACTTACACTATTGCTGGGAGTCGGAACAGGTATATGCGGAGCAGCTGCCATTGCTGCAGTATCGCCTATTCTAAAAGCAAAAGAGGAAGATACTGCAATGAGTGTAGGGATTATAGCATTAATTGGCACTATATTTTCTATTGTTTACACTTTCATTCGCCCTATTCTTTCCATATCCGCTCTTCATTATGGAATTTGGAGCGGAATCAGTCTGCATGAGATTGCCCAGGTGGCCCTTGCAGGTGCACCTGCAGGTCCCAATGCCTTAGCTGTCGCCTTAATGGCAAAGCTAGGGCGTGTTCTTCTTCTGATTCCTGTGTGTTTTATTTTCATGTTTTGGATAAAACGGAAAAATGCGGACTCAGAAAGTAAAGCAAGAATTGAATTCCCATGGTTTTTAGTTGGATTCATTGCTATGAGCTTGTTTGGGAGTTATGTTCTTGGAAAAACAGTTCATGTACCCAATACTGTTCTTGTTTTTCTGTCAAATGCTACGACATTTATTTTGACTTCTGCTATGGTAGGCCTTGGTTTAAATGTAAGCCTTAATGATTTGCGGACACGAGCCCTTCGTCCACTTGCTGCCATGACGATAACGTCCATTTTGCTATCGATCCTTACTTTCTTTATTGCTTAA
- a CDS encoding spore germination protein yields MMKKVISMPGVVGSISIGNVFSGGVTGFGDIAVITPKTSSKTVTGAGAFNTGKAINVTDDCSNNLLFDINAADQPTVGNL; encoded by the coding sequence ATGATGAAGAAGGTGATAAGCATGCCAGGAGTGGTTGGATCCATAAGTATCGGGAATGTATTCAGCGGGGGCGTTACAGGCTTCGGGGACATAGCAGTCATTACACCAAAAACCTCCTCGAAAACCGTGACGGGTGCAGGAGCCTTTAATACAGGCAAAGCGATTAATGTAACGGATGATTGCTCTAATAATCTATTGTTCGATATTAACGCTGCTGATCAACCTACAGTAGGAAATCTGTAA
- a CDS encoding pyridoxamine 5'-phosphate oxidase family protein — translation MEARKVFKNVIETEEELRALLGFPSELVKNKVISSLDGHCRDFISKSPFLVLSTSDSDGQCDASPRGDSPGFVLVLDDKWLVIPERRGNKKMDSLRNVVTNPHVGLLFLIPGLGETLRINGKAVIIKDDELLEKMEVKGKRPLLGIAIEVEECFIHCAKAFKRSKLWEMDSWLENGLLPSAAKILSDHAKLPGYNDRVIAESLQAGYKERLY, via the coding sequence GTGGAAGCACGTAAAGTTTTTAAGAATGTAATAGAAACAGAGGAAGAATTGAGAGCATTGCTTGGTTTTCCAAGTGAATTGGTAAAAAACAAGGTGATTTCCAGCTTAGACGGCCATTGCCGGGATTTTATTTCAAAGTCACCCTTCTTAGTTTTATCCACTTCCGACAGCGATGGCCAATGTGATGCTTCTCCAAGGGGAGATTCACCTGGATTTGTCCTTGTTTTAGACGATAAATGGTTAGTGATTCCCGAAAGGCGGGGCAATAAAAAAATGGATTCCCTCCGCAATGTTGTCACCAACCCTCATGTAGGATTGCTTTTTTTGATACCGGGTCTTGGAGAAACGCTTAGAATCAATGGCAAGGCTGTTATCATAAAGGATGATGAATTGCTCGAAAAGATGGAGGTAAAGGGCAAAAGGCCCCTTCTTGGAATTGCTATTGAGGTAGAGGAATGCTTTATTCATTGTGCAAAGGCTTTTAAACGTTCTAAACTATGGGAGATGGATTCCTGGCTTGAGAATGGACTGCTGCCTTCTGCTGCAAAAATTTTATCAGATCATGCAAAGCTTCCCGGATATAATGATAGGGTGATTGCTGAAAGTCTTCAAGCGGGCTACAAAGAACGTCTCTATTAA
- a CDS encoding DUF6241 domain-containing protein: protein MKKWMYGILSVLALAIIFATVYYGFIHNTNVDKAASFSNVKEKSKGLNKEKKPADLNGVEKALGINDQSSEQAVVEVMHEMTHQKVKADEKWGAVEMDQDNIDAVLSVLKSSDFTDKDQMLKIAENWKKGDFSNIVEDHNYFWKLQGGNVGKAYGKLSNKEEEAYIQKNFKDK, encoded by the coding sequence ATGAAAAAGTGGATGTACGGAATTCTGTCAGTCTTGGCCCTAGCGATCATTTTTGCAACTGTTTATTATGGATTTATTCATAATACAAACGTAGATAAAGCTGCTTCTTTTTCGAATGTAAAAGAAAAGAGCAAAGGTTTGAACAAGGAAAAGAAGCCTGCTGATTTAAATGGAGTGGAAAAAGCTTTAGGCATAAATGATCAATCCTCGGAGCAGGCAGTCGTGGAAGTGATGCATGAAATGACACATCAAAAAGTAAAGGCAGATGAAAAATGGGGAGCAGTTGAGATGGATCAGGATAATATTGATGCAGTACTCTCTGTATTGAAGTCAAGTGACTTTACTGATAAAGACCAAATGCTAAAGATCGCAGAGAACTGGAAAAAGGGGGATTTCTCGAATATTGTTGAGGATCATAACTACTTTTGGAAGCTGCAGGGGGGCAATGTAGGTAAAGCGTATGGCAAGCTGAGCAATAAAGAAGAAGAAGCTTATATTCAGAAAAATTTTAAAGATAAATAG